ACTAATCACGATTACCTTACTAGCAGAGTTCTTTTGCACAGCTATTGTCAATGGAATTAACACTTGAAATTGATGGTGCTATATTTCATGTTCCAAATGCTAACGCAAGCTCCAATGTTGATTCTCAGCTTtaacatgccaaaatcacaatgcagtgggtgttgtaaggtaattcagtaggcacaaatgttcagttgaaaaaattctaaactgtatttatgcatcaaacttatcatatgtaacataataatatgcTTTTTATGTGCTAGGAACCGTTTGTAAATAAATGTCTCGGATGTATATGACTGCTGAGTTTGCTTTTGACAGTGAAATCACTAAGCTTGCAATCAGGACATCAAAAGCATCTCAGCTGATGGTTAGCTTTACAATTTCGttggtttctttttcctattatgttggatggattattttagctaacaaaTATCGCAACAGAGCGCTGACAATAActctaatagatttatatatacatttagaatTGGAAGTTTGGTGAGAACAGAAACAAGTACTTCTGTCACGCTATTGGACAATTATATGCCAtttcaagagaattgatttcttatatttctcaTAATCAGTAAGATTTTAACTGTTTTGTCTACTTTGCATTCATACCTCATTCTCCATCTAACTTGTCGGTGCTATTATATAATGATCAAGTCATTTTCTCCACAAATAGGCAAGTGGGGATGTTACGTTGGGTGCTTTTTATTGGGCTTGGCTATACAAAGTCTGTTGTGACTCTAAAACTTTTACCTCATTTAACATTGATTCTGGTTCTTGAGAAATTGCAGATTGTGAATGAAAGGCACAAGCAGGGAACATATGTGTAGCTGCGTTCGACTCGACATGTAGCGGTATCTGCAGATCCGATGATCCCATTGTGGAGGTTAACATGCAATGTGTTGACCTGTAAATCATTATTTGGAAGCTACATTTCGAGGCCTTTCCTCAACATATAAATAGACCATTGACagagtttgatatttataatactcaGTGATCATGGAGTCTTCAGAAAACAGTCATTTTGCATGTTCTATATGGAAACCAAGAGATATATCCATTGTATGATGATTGTATTATGATAGCTACTAACATAGGAGATgactagagaaagagaaatgagtatGAATCTCTTATATGGGTCGCTGTTGTAAACACATTTGGATTTATTAACAGTTGTGACAAGCAATTATGTTTATAGTAAAGGAAATCCGCCGCAGCGTCAATAACAAATGCGCCTGTTTTTTGGTTGTTTGGGATTGAAATAGTTTATGagttttctaaatcaatataattgatttgactaaagCTTTCGACAAAAAGAAGAattgcaagtttaataacttctactttatactttaatttcaactaaattataatcagtcttttatccatatcatctTAGTTATAAACGTAATGATTTATTAGAAtaaaataaacagttttaacaatatttaatatgtgatttaataaacaaaagaacacgtaggatttttaggatttaaagagattggagatttcgtccaaaaaaaaaaaaaagagattggagacaatagttaatgaatatgaaaagaatacgaagcagaatgattcgagcaaattagtggcaacacagagctaagcgagataaaaatatcaatcaataaagaatgaaagaagaatGAGCAAGGTTAATTTGTTACACAAGCCAAAACTAAGACAAATCAAACGACAGAACGTGAAAATAAATGTAAACAAGACAAGAGGAAAGAGTGAAGATAAAATAcattgaaaaactgaatattaGATTAGTAAGCAAGAGGCAAAAAGagattaaaatgcaaaaactcCGCGCAACGATATCcagtaatatataattaaacacCCATAAACTGTAAGAGGTGGCTGTTACTAAGCATATATAGATacacataatacatatatatacacgcACATGTTCAACCACAAACATGAATATAATAGAGCAAATCACAGTCTTACATGCACACATATACACATAAGTTGTAGTATATTTGCTTGCGTGTGAAATTGTTTCTGAGGATCGAAGAGATATGCTTTATTGGGGAGTTGATCAAGTCCATCATCCAAACCATGATCAAGATCCTTATaaacaacagcaacaacaagGATGTAGAAAGGGACCATGGACACCTGAAGAAGACAAGCTTCTCGGTGAGTATGTTTCTTCGAATGGGGAAGGAAGATGGAGCACTGTTGCTAAGTCTGCaggtaaaatattttgatttgctCATGGctacatatatatttgcttctatatatatacatatgtatgtACATGTTTCTCATCTGATTTCCATCGGTTCTATAGCTTGTATAGACATATTAAGAAgcaaatcaaaactgttttacTCCTTTGATATAGATCTTCTTtcttattatatagtttatttggTAGATTTAATTAACTGCAGTTACATAGAAGTAATCCAATTTGTTAGTATACATGCTTTAATTACGATCAATAAAAGACAAGTGGTGAGATCATCATATATAATACTATGGTTCTAGTTGACTTAATGAAGAGTTTGATAATACATTTCATTCTTGTTTTCTTTCGTCTTTAGATATATAAGCAAGTCTTACAGCATCATCATCCCGTAAAACCCATAAgggtttcttattttatttttttggacctgattataaaaaaaaaaaaaattaaaaagtgaaACAATCGCAGGCCGCCACGTTTCGGTGGGGCCCGCGAACAGTTGAAAAAACCCACAATTATGGTTTCTTCATTGGTGACTTTTGGGATCGATTATTGGCAATTTTGTGGGACCCTGACCATTAGAAACTCTATTGTAACCTGCAATAATCGTGCTATTACACTTTTCATGGTTTAGAAATGGGACAGTGTCATGGTGGAATAcgcttttattgttttttttctttgaaaatcaaaaactgATTCTTATTGTTCCTTATATTGGGGGAATTGACTTCGATCAGTTAGGCAttcttttaacatatattaCCTTTTTATTCGAACAATTTGGTCGAGATAATGTAAAATAGAATATATTCATATACTCATGTTATATAGATAAAGATCATCAAGTTGCATTATATTTGTACACATTCATGTTTTGTCAGGCCCATTCTTAGTGctcttttcaatattttttgtttatgtctTGGAATTGAAAATCAGGGTTGAATAGAAGTGGCAAGAGCTGTAGACTAAGGTGGGTGAACTACTTGAGGCCAGGGCTTAAGAGAGGTCAAATTACTCCTCAAGAAGAAGGAATCATCCTTGAACTTCATTCCCTATGGGGTAACAAGTAAGCTCCATTCTTCATTTTCTGTTGTTGAAAACGCTCATTAAATGCCAAACTCTAAACGGATACCAACATAGTACATACTAGTTATCTGACAGCATGATTGTGgtatatacaaatagtttttACTCATAATATGCATGAGTCACTATTGCATGGTATTTTACGTTAACTTTATGTAcggattcaaacacttcatggAAATGCATTTTAATAtaatcttaacaaaaaaaatataggtGGTCGACAATCGCAAGATATTTACCAGGACGAACTGATAACGAAATCAAGAACTATTGGAGAACACattacaagaaaaaagaaaaatctttttcAAAGCAAGAAAAACTCAGAAGATCCCGGAAACAACTTGATCTAAAAACACAACCGCAACTGCAGAATCAACAGTCTAAGCTGGTGTCTGAAGACCACATAAATCTCGATAACAAACAAAACATAGCTACATATTTCTCTTACCCGACTAGTGTCTACAATGACAAATTTCATATGCCTCAAAACGTTGCAGCAACCTCAAGCGACCACTCCATGATTGATGAAGGTAACTTCTGGTGCAGCTTGTGGAGTCTAGAAGACGATGACCCACACCGTTTTGGTGGTGGCTCAGAACAGAGAACAGCTACTAGTATTGCTGAGAAGTTTAACGGCGGCGGAAATGAGGCTCCGTCGTGTGGATCATGGGATTATAGTTATAACGAATTTTATAGTGGAggctatattttttaattatgtaaggAAATATACAGACAGTTCTTTCTTCATAATCTACGGATATCTTCGTAATCGTGTAGTTTAACCTTTTTAACGATGGATGTAACATATTTCCTGAAGTTTAAAATTGATTTCTTGACTATAGTATAAAATGTGGCAGAATATATGTTTATAAGAAATACagtataatagataaaaatctatactattaaaatacaatagtttgaagaaataatataaaacatatatattactaaTAAGATTATTTATATCTCTACTATTATTTGCAGTGGTTTTTCGCAAAAGTTAGACAAGTTAAAGTCATTGTTACCTTTAAACAATTAATCATAAATagttaattaaaatcaaagttaggaaaaaaataaataaataaatacatgttttaagaaaaagaaaaatatatgctCCTGGCTTTTTTCTTTGTTGATGCGATCGTTAGATATTAATggtttattttacaaatttatattcCTTTTTAACGGCACAAATTTATATTctcaatttattaaaaaacagGATCAATCTACATTTTTTCAGTTTCCTCTTTTCcatatatttgaatattataaatcagGATGTTTGTGTTAAACCATGACAcatctaaatattttatatattatgtaaaaatttataatgtcaTGTACACTTTTATAATTTATCTAAACATTTGAGTTTCAATAAAAAACTACCACATGCTTAAAGTACTTGTACCATGTTCGAAAACGCGGTCAACTCGGCCGAGCACACGGCCTTGCAATGCTCGGCAGTGAAGAACCGCCGTGATTTCATCAAAGTCGGACAAAAAATCGGATTCATCAAAAAATTTCTGGTTTTTGTGTTTTAAACGTTTGAAATTTGATGCTACGTCGCAAATCTACAGTTTTTATGCAAAAATTGATAAGAAAATTGCAAGAAAACGatgttttatgttaaaaaagTTTGAGGCGGCCATGAAAATTTCGCAATAGAAGTGAAATCCCTAAAAGGAAGAAGACGATTTAATTACAAGTTTGCCATTTGACATCATCCATAATGAAACCGTCTTTTGCCACTGGACCACGTCGATTACTTTACAAAGAATCGTAGACAAATACTTAATACATTATAGTTATacgaaaattaagaaaaacactGAAAACTAATCTCCGTATACTCTCCGATTTTTCATTAACTCGCTAGGCGCCAATCGACCTCCCAACTCACGCGTAGTTTCGAACATG
This genomic stretch from Brassica napus cultivar Da-Ae chromosome C9, Da-Ae, whole genome shotgun sequence harbors:
- the LOC106400159 gene encoding MYB-like transcription factor EOBII, producing MLYWGVDQVHHPNHDQDPYKQQQQQGCRKGPWTPEEDKLLGEYVSSNGEGRWSTVAKSAGLNRSGKSCRLRWVNYLRPGLKRGQITPQEEGIILELHSLWGNKWSTIARYLPGRTDNEIKNYWRTHYKKKEKSFSKQEKLRRSRKQLDLKTQPQLQNQQSKLVSEDHINLDNKQNIATYFSYPTSVYNDKFHMPQNVAATSSDHSMIDEGNFWCSLWSLEDDDPHRFGGGSEQRTATSIAEKFNGGGNEAPSCGSWDYSYNEFYSGGYIF